TTGGAAGTCTTCTGATGCACATTGAGATCAAATGAACCCTTTATGCCTAAACTTACCTTAAATGCGCAACATCGATGTTTCGGTGGCAGTGTCAGTTACTACCAGCATTCCTCCCAAGTGTGTCATGGACCGATGCGGTTTTCCCTGTTTTTGCCACCTCAAGCTAAGGATCATTCGGTTCCGATCTTGTATTTCCTCTCCGGTTTAACCTGCACAGAAGAGAATTTTACGGTAAAATCAGGCGTCCAAAGAGATGCAGCCGAACTCGGAATGGCCATTATCGCTCCTGATACTAGCCCTCGTAATACTGGTATTCTAGGAGAGGAGACGGATTACGATTTAGGAACAGGCGCAGGATTTTACGTGGATGCCACCGAATCGCCTTGGCAAGCACATTATCAAATGTATAGCTACGTTGTGGAAGAATTACCGCGTTTAGTGGAAAGTGAATTCCCGATTCTTCCAGACAAATGCGGGATTTTTGGACATTCGATGGGTGGACATGGCGCCTTGATTTGTGCCTTGCGTAACCCAAACCGTTATCTTTCTGTATCAGCCTTTGCGCCAATTGCTGCGCCAAAACAATGTGCGTGGGGGCAAAAGGCATTTAGTTATTATTTAGGGAACAATGAAAGGCTTTGGCAGGATTATGATGCAACGGAGTTAGTCCAGCAAAAAACTTGGGTGGATAAACCAATTTTAATTGACCAAGGAACCGAAGATAATTTTTTAGCGCAGCAGCAACTGTTACCGGAAAAGTTCGCAGCAGCCTGCAAAAGTGTAGGACAGCCTCTAAACTTACACTATCAAGAAGGCTATGATCATAGCTACTTTTTTATAATGAGTTTTATGAGAAAACATCTCGAGCATCATGCTCAATTTCTCCTCGGTTAAAAAAGAGCACAATGCCACATTTATTCACAAACCGTCCGCGTCAATATACCCTCTTCACTCAAAAAAAGCTCGGTATCAGCTACTTGAACTGGGAATTAACCAATGGGATTCTTTACATCATCGGCGGCATCACATTTGTCATTGGGAGCGTATTTTTCCTACCTCAATATGAAGAATTTTTGGATATTGGGG
The genomic region above belongs to Cyanobacteria bacterium GSL.Bin1 and contains:
- the fghA gene encoding S-formylglutathione hydrolase; translation: MPKLTLNAQHRCFGGSVSYYQHSSQVCHGPMRFSLFLPPQAKDHSVPILYFLSGLTCTEENFTVKSGVQRDAAELGMAIIAPDTSPRNTGILGEETDYDLGTGAGFYVDATESPWQAHYQMYSYVVEELPRLVESEFPILPDKCGIFGHSMGGHGALICALRNPNRYLSVSAFAPIAAPKQCAWGQKAFSYYLGNNERLWQDYDATELVQQKTWVDKPILIDQGTEDNFLAQQQLLPEKFAAACKSVGQPLNLHYQEGYDHSYFFIMSFMRKHLEHHAQFLLG